In Candidatus Riesia pediculicola, the following are encoded in one genomic region:
- a CDS encoding polyprenyl synthetase family protein, translating to MINFSGLSFHQKSKIIKKQVNDILMQKVRSFQKIHRNLINVIRYIIFEGKKIRSCFIYSVGSMLKVSCKQISKIAASVECMHAYSLIHDDLPSMDNDDIRRNKKSCHIVFGEANAILAGNALQALAFELLLSLNRKNLDHKSHLQIIRELTIAGGIKGICGGQSLDISKKKRCHMNIELLNIIYFYKTVSLIRASIRMIFYASRYRYEKKLILILDDYSENIGLLFQIADDLIDFKKDKLKSQNQNKNKITYPILIGIDQSKKSIKNLYKKSIRNIFLIKKKYGFNIDMLCNVTDFILFKNK from the coding sequence ATGATTAATTTTTCTGGACTTTCTTTTCATCAGAAATCTAAGATAATAAAAAAACAGGTTAATGATATACTGATGCAAAAAGTTCGATCTTTTCAAAAAATTCATAGAAATTTAATTAATGTTATCCGATATATTATTTTTGAAGGAAAAAAAATTAGATCTTGTTTCATATATTCTGTTGGAAGTATGTTAAAGGTCTCTTGTAAACAAATCAGTAAAATAGCTGCTTCTGTTGAATGCATGCACGCATATTCTTTAATTCATGATGATTTACCTTCGATGGATAATGACGATATCAGAAGAAACAAAAAGTCTTGTCACATTGTTTTCGGAGAAGCTAATGCCATATTGGCTGGAAATGCACTACAAGCGTTAGCTTTTGAGTTATTGTTAAGTCTGAATAGAAAAAATTTGGATCATAAGAGTCACTTGCAAATTATTCGAGAACTAACTATAGCAGGAGGAATAAAAGGAATATGTGGAGGACAATCCCTGGACATTTCAAAAAAAAAGAGATGTCATATGAACATTGAACTGTTAAATATAATTTATTTTTATAAAACTGTTTCTCTAATAAGAGCTTCTATTAGAATGATTTTTTATGCATCCAGATATCGATATGAAAAGAAATTAATCCTTATTTTAGATGATTATTCTGAAAATATCGGTTTATTGTTTCAAATTGCAGATGATCTTATTGATTTCAAAAAAGATAAATTAAAATCTCAAAATCAAAATAAAAACAAAATAACTTATCCGATATTAATTGGCATCGATCAATCAAAAAAGTCTATAAAAAATCTATATAAAAAATCAATAAGAAATATTTTTCTCATCAAAAAAAAATATGGGTTCAATATCGATATGTTATGCAATGTAACTGACTTCATTCTTTTTAAGAATAAGTAA